One Pyxicephalus adspersus chromosome 3, UCB_Pads_2.0, whole genome shotgun sequence genomic window carries:
- the PSMB3 gene encoding proteasome subunit beta type-3, producing the protein MSIMSYNGGAVMAMKGKNCVAIAADRRFGIQAQMVTTDFQKIFPMGDRLYIGLAGLATDVQTVSQRLKFRLNLYELKEGRQIKPKTFKSMVSNLLYERRFGPYYVEPVIAGLDPKTFEPFICSLDLIGCPMETEDFVVSGTCSEQMYGMCESLWEPDLEPEDLFETISQAMLNAVDRDAVSGMGVVVHIIEKDKVTTRTLKARMD; encoded by the exons ATG TCTATTATGAGCTATAACGGAGGGGCTGTCATGGCCATGAAAGGAAAGAACTGCGTGGCCATAGCCGCTGATAGACGCTTTGGAATCCAAGCTCAGATGGTGACAACAGACTTCCAGAAGATCTTTCCCATGGGTGATCGCTTGTATATTGGACTGGCCGGCTTGGCAACTGATGTGCAGACAGT gtcCCAGCGCCTAAAGTTTAGACTCAATCTTTATGAGCTCAAAGAAGGGCGTCAGATCAAACCTAAAACTTTCAAAAGCATGGTTTCAAACTTGCTATACGAGAGAAG GTTTGGTCCTTACTATGTTGAACCAGTCATTGCTGGTTTAGACCCCAAGACCTTTGAGCCATTCATTTGCTCCCTGGATCTTATTGGATGCCCAATGGAGACTGAAGACTTTGTAGTTAGCGGGACATGTTCAGAACAGATGTATGGCATGTGTGAATCTCTCTGGGAGCCAGACTTG GAGCCAGAGGACCTTTTTGAAACCATCTCGCAGGCCATGCTGAATGCTGTGGACAGAGATGCTGTTTCTGGAATGGGGGTGGTTGTACATATCAT agAAAAAGATAAAGTTACCACACGGACACTGAAGGCACGCATGGATTAA